The sequence tgtaaAGCGTCCAAAAAAGGAAGTTTGAAATCTTTAGATGGTCGCACCAGTTCCGAATCTATTAATATTGTGAGAACTCCTGGTCATGACGAAGCCAGTGGTTTTGATATAAAACCTTCAGGTGCTAATGTCATAGATCCaacaaatatgtttatttataagCAATCAACAAATGGTGCCATAAAAGGAAACGATTTTAATGGTAAGTcggaaatataatttaaaacaatttgataatgactagaaaatataatatatatatgttAGAACTGCGTTCTACTTCTACAACACCTCATACAGATCTGGCTCCTACCCTCGAAGAAGATGAGGAGCAGTTAAGTGATTTGAGTTATAGTTGTGCCCCATTGAAACAGATTGAAAACAATATTAGCGCTCTCTTACGTGGTGAAATTGCAGTGGCACGTATGGTCGATATAGCTGGTCAGCCTACAGCAAAACGTCCTTTAGAATTTCGTCCTGGAGTACATAAATCGGAAAGTGCCAAAGAAATGAAATTATCACAAAATGCATTTGGTCCATTGCCACCCTCTCCGCCCTCCTCAAATCCGGATACTTTTGTAAGTTAAAGGATACATATCAATACAAAAATTCTGTAGACCATCTTTCATGAAATGaatgataattattttttaatcttttctttaataaatgtttgtttaatttcattaaaggaCTACAATGATTTGCCTTTGCCTCCCTCGCCATCAGACGATACATCGGTGGGTGAGGAGGATATTAAACCTCCGGTCAAACCGTATGTGCAAACATCTGCAGAAATTCATACGCAATCGGTTCCACGAGAAGAAGTGCATCCTCAACGCTCAAAGGAACGTGAAAAATCGAGACCCGTGCATCGTCATATGTCCGATGAACTGCCTTTGCCTCCTCCACCACCACCACCTGCGGCATTCGAAAATTTACCACCAGCCGTACCACCTCATCGTCACGGTCATTCATCCAATACTATGAAATCTTGGTCAATTGATTcgaattataaaagaaaatcacctCGCATGATGGGAGGCTATGGCAGTGGCGTTACCACACCCACTAGTTCGCACGGACCATCGTACGAGGGTAGCGGAGGGGGAGGTTATGGCACCAGACGCTATGTATCCTATGGAACTAAACGAAGCCTAAAACAGTCACCCAGAGAAGAACATCGTTTGCAGACATCGTGTAGTCTACCAGAAACTCCAATATTTGCTCGTGGGTAAGTTATTTCGATTGCGATTTACTCTGTTATTTGTGGTAGAAAGTTTAGAATTGGaattgttatttgttgtttAGCTGTGACATTCCCCGTACTCCATATAGACGTCAAAATGAAAATGCTCCCAGTGGTTCTCGTACGGCCCCACGATCTAGTACTTCCAATAATATTAATATGGGCAATTCAATTGTTGGCATTTCGGGCGGCAATACATTCGGTGGTGGTATGTGTCGTCAACGTTCCATAAACCATGCTTTAGCTTCCAACGAAATGCTGAGACTTGCAGGAGCTCCACAACGTGGCTGGTATCCTAAACAGCGTTCAATGCGCCCAGCCTCTACTGAGAATATAGACCGTATATCCACCATGAGAATATGGGACGGAACTCCTGGTATGACAGGTACTGGCCAAGCAAGGAAGCCATTAACACTACCACCCAATCTAACACCATCATTCTTAAATAAATCTCCCAGAGAAGCTTTACGTAGAGTTACTAGTTtgttaattaccaaaaaaagtaaGCGAAATATCAAGAAAACCAAAGTTTACAtgagtttttaataaatctctCTCTTTTTAACTACAGAACCCAATAAGGACAAAAGGAGTAAATCTTCTTATACAGCCGATCATGCATTGGAAGCCCATTATTACCAGGATATCGAAAGAAGTAAGTTGAAAGTAAATTTGTGAGGTCAAGTCTTTGTACATttacatataaatgaaattatttgtaGGCACCTCTGCTAACactgaaaatacaacaacaacaaaagactCTTCTAATAAACGTGGCCAAAGTAATACCGCTGATAAGCCGAAGAAAAAAGGAATATTTAAAACCTTGTGGAAACGTACGAAACATTTTTCATTGGATCAGTAAATACTACTTTATTAATCTACTActatattagattttttatatgaaatttttaaccaaatgcCCTCCAACAAAGTCTAAGCACATCCTCCTCCCCAAAACATTCacttaaagtaaatttatttcacaTTACCAATCAAATCATAACATaacatacaatacaatacattcgtatacatacatatagttaTAAATCCTAACAAGATCAAGAAAACAAATTatcttaactcttttttatctatattaatgcaCAAAGGCGGGAATCTCAAAGACTGAAATTATATGCAATTTGTCAACCAAaactttttaacacaaaaacacacacataatACACAAACAACTAACTTACTAATGAATAACTAAACTACACTACGTAATAAACGTAAGGCAATGTAATGTATTCTAACGTAACGTAATGTAATGTAACTACTACTTATGTAACAAACatgtatttaactaaaaatgaatttgaattcgagaaagtttttttttataacgaaaGAATGAAAAGAAAAGCTTGTTGAACAATTTCTAAATACCATTAATTAATACTTACTTAATTAAACAATTCCTGGTTTTGCTGTTAAGacaattgacgattttcaatatactacatacataaatttacataaactattattaaaatttaattaaaaatacaatatctTTTTATATTggatataattgaaatttaacaaGAATAACTTGGTAGCATTTTATGTTAATGATGGGTAAACATCATTTAGAGCGGTCAAATTATTCGGCTATGACgaatttaaaatctagaaatACCCTCCAACATgatctaatttttattaaaccgTTTGAAAGTATAGACTGGATTAATCAGCGGTAtgtcaaattatttgtttaagaaataattatttataatgtaaagaaataaatgtatataaaaatctacAAGTCAATATTGTAAAAAAGAAAGATGTAATTTGTAATTGTCAGATgccaaaatgcaaaataacgtaacatcaatATTCAGAAGTTTAAAGGAGAAGCAAATAAAGATGTAAAATGGAAATTACTTgagatattaaaacaaaatttttatatttggattaacATGAAACTAGAAATGTATTTCAGATAAAAAAATCTGtacgttattttgaattgttgttttctgaaaccaaaataacgtattgttacgtttttaccttttaaaaacagtagtttatttcgtttaaataaaccgtattattttaattgcaaataaaagcgatcagtagtACAACTCTTATttattgtaacaactctttatttatttaaattaacacaacaatttaaatagtcagtctcttttaatacacaatgtttaaaaatacactttataatttacaagaatacacagttgatgttaactctaacagcgcctacgATATACTAACTGCTCTgcaactcgctgttactattaCATATGCAAAGGCCAttttctagtagtttcatgaattatctaacggaaaaAAATACAATGTTCTATTTCCATAATAATCACCTAGAGCTTTAAgaagctttaacagttaatgctgtcatacatataaataatgttaataacagcgtgttattaaCATTGCTGCTAAGTAAAAGTTTCTActgataaaaatgtttataaacatgatgagtTTTGCGAGCAGCCATTACAGATCGttttcaatttagaattttttgatgaaacattgttttgcattttagttgACGACTGTGTGCCATTCTAGTCAGATTTGCATATTATAGTCAAAATGTACgggaatgttttttttgtttgttctcatGCTAGTCAGATTTGATAAAACAAATTAGTCAGACTTTACAGATTTGTATGGAAGAGTTATATTACAAGAAATATAAATGAGAGCAAACTTAGGGGACTATTTTAAAGATTAAGCAAatcagaaatgaaaaattgttatGTGCGTTTCCGTactattgaaaatttatgtctgattttaagaaaaattgtcttttatccgaaatttttatagttttattgatgatatacatatatctactACATTCAAATTAAggatttaagaaatataaactGAGAAATATGAAAGCGAGAGTTGAAAGTCCCTCTCGGTCTAGAAAAGCAATGTTTTAAGGGATTTCAATGGGTTAATTACAGTTAACAGTAAATTggtttaaataataacaatagttGTTATGGctagaagaaaataatttaaacaaaaaaaaaaatataaaaaaaaatattaacagtcATAAAATATTACAAGTATCTATTCTGAAAAGTTACAGGAACTTTGAAAACCCCaaaaataaaagacaaaaacaaatacatataattaattAGAGCAAATATTTAAAGCTTAAACCGAGCTGTTAATaatgatattttaacaaattgttaaatagttttttgtgcAATAAGTGTGTATTTCAAATTGACAGCTCCAAAGGAGAAAATGTATTATACAGATGATTACTTTTTATAGTGtttgaataattaaatatacaacaacaaaacaaacaaacaaaaattgattgttaaaataacaataagtttaaaaaaatgcttttttgtctaaaaaaaatatgtgatgGCACTGAATacgtgtttgtttttttcaccCTCACATACATCACGcattaaattcataaaacaaaaactgaaaaaagaaacaaaaatgaattaaatgtatttaaaataataaatgaaggAAAATCACAACTTTattgataacaaaaaaaatgaaattgctttaatggaaataaaataaaaataaatactagtcgttgatttaacaaaaattgcaatttattaaaacaaaacaaaaaatgaattttttagcataaaaattattaaaaacaaaactagatttttcacccaaaaacaaaaatatattaaacatatttaattaaGGCAGCATACCTCAGTAAGAGACGATGATAATAAAAtgcatttatataaataataataataaaaaaaaatataataaaatgtaataaaaacaaatgaaatgttaacataaaaaccaaacaaaatttaataagaaaaagaaacaaagacaaaaactgaaactgaaacgCAAATGTTTATGTCAACTATCAAGTGACTGATTATGAAAATGTGCTACTCTCTATATCAAAAACCTAAGAATATTATGATCAAATTCATTGAATATAATGAAACTTTTGAAGCTGCAATACAAGATTGACAAGTGACTGACGTCTGGACTAAACCaatattttaatcagattaattTTACAGTACCGCactatatttaatatttgtattgaaaatgagGAATACTTTTTAGTTACTAAATATCTCAACGTGTTAACCCTATTATCACGATGTCTGGTTATTTTTATACACTTCGCCATAAGTGATAAGAGTTGGGTGCCCCAATAGACTAGAGGATAGTGTGCAGGACTATTAaactgagggttgcgggttcgattcccaccagATATTCTGGGGGTAACTGCAGGTAAGCAGTTTgggtttgtttaaaaaaaatatatagaagtttgtcattccgttagcAATTTCCACATTTATATTCGGAATTGTAATAATTTGctgagtcgatatagccatgtctgtaTGTCTATtgataactaaattttttgtctcCAACAATCTTTTCCAATATTTATACTTTGGTGAATGATCACTATCAttatttaccaacatttttttgataacttacaaaaaaatgtctgTTGATAACTTTCAAATATGATTGTAATATCATTATAGCGGGTATAATCCAAATTCGTTTGCTATTTAATATAAACACGACTACCCTAATTTTTGTTATCGATTTTCcagcaaataaatttttgtcactaccattttatttacaaaactgatatatatttttcacaaaaattgttttttttttcaagtaaaactttttttcaccaaaacacTACAGAAATTCCCGAAATTTCCCAGGAAATTTTACACTTCATCGAAAAATCCAGTCGTGATGCAAtgctaatatgaaaaaaaaatataaaaaacgatttttccaaaaaacttaaactttttttttcatggTAGAAAGTCTTCAAAAATTCCTTCAAATTGTTTGATCTTGTTGAGTAGTGCAAGTCAgcattttttgataatttatatttgtttcattatcattttaaaaacaGCACTTTCATAACATCACATCATGAAAAAATGAACATTGAAAgcaatttattcaattattgcattacaaaacaaataCACAATAAAACaccattattattatataaatataataaaaaaaaacacatttaataaACACTTTATATTTGATAGATTAAAGGAAAAAATTaaggaatttatttaaaaaaacaaacaaaaaaacaaccaacagTATTCAATTTAAACATAATGCTCACTTTTTCTAATGTATCCCCTCAAAAgaatcaaacaaacaaaagaaaaaactagttgttttaattaattaaaaacaaataagaaaaattaaatgaaattaacataaaaaaagtaaagaagaaGAAAGTAAAACATGAAAAAGGAAAAACTAGTGCCACCTTAGAAAATAATTCCAAGACAAGAATAAAGTTaagtttaacttttttattattaaaaattaattatacaaaaaatgttcatatatatttatttatagtattatatttttcaaaaacaaatgatAATCACCacttaataaacatatttaatatgtatgtagtttttatttattttagttttaaaatatttattttcgacaaaacaaaaaaaaaaacacaaacattcaaaactaaaacgcaAAACATTTTCAGACAGATATTTCTTTATATTGaacccattttaataaaaaaaaacaatttatcacCACAATGGATTGATTGATTAATTATAGCATGAAAAacgaacaaacaaaataaaaaaacacacacttaaaaattattattattattaatataaattaaaaaaaagaaaacaaaacaaaaaaaagaaaattaagtaaaaataaacacaattctTATAGATTCTGGTTTGTTTTATTGACAGTTTTTTAGGCTAAAACAAAAGCAATAACTaaacaattcaaataatttttttttcgattttcaataataattaccacttgaatttaattaaatattgtatgtaggtataaaataaaaacaataataattaatgtgttatttaacttaataattTTTCTCTAGTACTGCTAAAGGCCAGAAGAAAAAAAGAACAACAGTAAGAACACAttgttttaagaaataaaaagtagCCATGATCGATCGTcttaaaataatgaaacaacTTTAAAAGAACGGGGTAACTAAGCTAGAGGGGGGCTGGTAAAAGTGAAATAGGGTGAgttcttttgtttttctttacatgattttaaatatagtttgttgaaaattttcttattttcttattttttttttgtttttttttattattttgtggttttgttttcaaatatcatACAGGAAAATTGTATATCTCTCAACATGATGGAGGTGTATGTGAgtgggtggtggtggtggtagcGGTTGTTGGTGGTAGTGGCGTAAACACCTGAGCTCAAATTATGCCACATAGCTGTATTCATCACCTGAATTGGGAGTTCGTTCTATGTACTGTTTATCAATCAATGATTCGATACATTTCTTAATAATTGTGATGCTAGGTGTAAAACTAACATTTGGCTGCGACAATATCTACagtgagaaaaaataaattcaatattatatataaagaaaatacattttattttaaaataacacacTTACCTCTTGTATTAGAGAATTATGTTTAAGAACTTTTCGAGATTTCATTATGCGCACTATGGCTGCTTGTAAATATAATTTACGATCTTCATCTACAGCATTTATCGTATGTTCAACctgcaacaaaataaataaacaaacaaataaaaatgaattgcattttattaacaatttatattgaaatgtgTATCTCTCTTTCTCTGTGTGTATGTAATTTACCTCTTGTGGCGTTTCTTTTTGTAAAGCTGACGTAATTTTGAATTTGGTACGTTTATTTGTGTAAtctaaattcaattcaatttttgtATTATCTTCTAGATTTTCACTGCTGGCATTCAGAATTTTCGATTCCAGCAATGATTGCATATGTTTTTGGAAGGTTTCGGCATTCAATTGTAGTGTGGTTTGTATTTCTTTGCAGGTCATTGTGTCACATGATTCGAATAGCAGCAACATGGCCATTTGATAGGTTTGCATAGTCACAATATAGGTCTTTTTCAAATAGCCCAATTTCAATTCACCATGACACATGTGATGCAACCAGGTAAGTTTACGGCCACTAAATGAATTGTGATAAAACGTTTCAAACTGTAAATagagaaataaatttattttaacgaatcttttatataagtaatcttTACTTTCACAGTGTCagaaaagagaatttaaataaaaacaagtaagagagctatattcggctgtgtcgaatcttatatacccttcaccaaatttatactttattaataaaaaaaatttatgacaaaaaatgttttgtgaaaaaatatttttcccgattttaacttattgtaggtccaacttactataggcATATATATATCgttacaatggactttgaaatatctatcattaaatatccatatagtctacattaatgacttagtaatcaagatatagatcagccatttatgggccgattttcccgagtttaaatagcaatcgaacagggtctatagcggatatatagatgtatgaatcatgtatgtaagttatttgaaatttttaatactaaattaaactaaaaaccagtaatttttttcgaataaattttatcagcattttaaaagaagtacaTGTACAATGTTGTCTTTTTAAAGGGGTTCTAAGCTAATAGTGGCATTTGAacggtataaaatcaataaactaagcaaccagtgaaatgcgtaTAGGAACAAGCTTATcccacaacaataaatttcagtgaatttatcaataattgggaactCAACATACTAAATCttaccaaaataatttttattgtttaattaaaaaacttaagaatttcgacaatgttaaatgtataaaaaaacaaatttttcaaatcagattgtagataaacaaatttaaaccactattaggtattgttattattttctataaatatgaaGAATATCCTTAAATGTTGTCACCTTAATATTCCATtaagaacataaaatttaaattttcttcaaataaccgaatttttctaCTGTGGTTTAAGctgagtgaaaaaaatttggttatttcaaCTTCTGCTTCTTTGCCTACTgaatatctgttgctagaaccgaaaaaatctatggatataatagaataattcaattaggAATGAATTTGGCCATCGCAACGAATatgaatattgtaactttaagaagaaaactaataaagaaattcccgaaaattcgcaagaaacatttacaaaaaaaatattcccgggaatttttcacaaaaattaaaaaaaaaatattccccggaatttttcccgaaaattaaaaaaaaaatattccagtgaatttttcccgaaaattaaaaaaaaatattcccgagAAATTTTTCAcggaaatttaccaaaaaaatattcccgggaattt comes from Calliphora vicina chromosome 2, idCalVici1.1, whole genome shotgun sequence and encodes:
- the LOC135952381 gene encoding uncharacterized protein LOC135952381 isoform X1 produces the protein MEIEEEEMLDAVTFPIDEIPEPIKVLDDIISEFEDLSLRPILQNNGENQSEDDGYMSLSRKNMKEKRDSEEMSQTSSSCAPTVTPNESFDAVDLARFETNGNCSKEFIESKIKTITSATTPTNNANTTEISNLVQTTLPKARTGTSTAASNNSNYSSLPCCGQRTTATIGDLKLRVGSCNGERNALGIDISAVHKAVLKGRVAKLPEIHMALEPILNEHPVTIYPGPKDGHAGARNSRPKRLQASVDKHKEVCHILNPGNASVSSSSSSSSPASTGTSSDNQNHKTHSSSSNNTLDKFFKNTTDDDDEDLSEDSGEDPSGITISSESTLLTPRGIAWEIHFKDFKKKTKQHQREVKKKSSANSKQGNLKSSRDDCRHLQNVANNEEEFRCFEESPEILNSCVFRQSSMLGKGTFIIRRGSTKRPPRAMDIFSNYDTAKDGLSESEPDVDSESERAKYIPNDIRKDILPCDIIKNTNTRHSLDIGKPLTSPRERLSLNLEPHHPHNSLKKDLSPIQLLSKSNIETSKKGSLKSLDGRTSSESINIVRTPGHDEASGFDIKPSGANVIDPTNMFIYKQSTNGAIKGNDFNELRSTSTTPHTDLAPTLEEDEEQLSDLSYSCAPLKQIENNISALLRGEIAVARMVDIAGQPTAKRPLEFRPGVHKSESAKEMKLSQNAFGPLPPSPPSSNPDTFDYNDLPLPPSPSDDTSVGEEDIKPPVKPYVQTSAEIHTQSVPREEVHPQRSKEREKSRPVHRHMSDELPLPPPPPPPAAFENLPPAVPPHRHGHSSNTMKSWSIDSNYKRKSPRMMGGYGSGVTTPTSSHGPSYEGSGGGGYGTRRYVSYGTKRSLKQSPREEHRLQTSCSLPETPIFARGCDIPRTPYRRQNENAPSGSRTAPRSSTSNNINMGNSIVGISGGNTFGGGMCRQRSINHALASNEMLRLAGAPQRGWYPKQRSMRPASTENIDRISTMRIWDGTPGMTGTGQARKPLTLPPNLTPSFLNKSPREALRRVTSLLITKKKPNKDKRSKSSYTADHALEAHYYQDIERSTSANTENTTTTKDSSNKRGQSNTADKPKKKGIFKTLWKRTKHFSLDHTAKGQKKKRTTVRTHCFKK